From a region of the Xanthomonas rydalmerensis genome:
- a CDS encoding YiiX/YebB-like N1pC/P60 family cysteine hydrolase produces the protein MLSLPRLLGRHLAKFLSKPRRHGSQLPTSPPHLLRATLRKGDVLLVEGNSRFSTAIKYLSQSTWSHAALYIGDHVAALPGEEAPLFCDVDINVGVRLVGMSEFAGLHTRICRPVGLSAQEIETVVEYMVSRVGNSYDLKNIFDLARYLVRTPPLPSSVKRRFLELGSGEPTRAICSTLLAQAFGAIRYPILPEIDQTPLVGADAGEDAEILYPRHHSLTLPRDFDVSPYFNVVKPRLQHGFDFHRLVWEPPAASALPASAPLDAALA, from the coding sequence ATGCTGTCCTTGCCACGTTTGCTGGGCCGTCACCTGGCCAAGTTTTTGTCCAAGCCGCGCCGCCACGGTTCGCAGCTGCCGACCAGCCCGCCGCACCTGCTGCGCGCCACGCTGCGCAAGGGCGACGTGCTGCTGGTCGAGGGCAACAGCCGCTTCTCCACCGCCATCAAGTACCTGAGCCAATCCACCTGGTCGCACGCGGCGCTGTACATCGGCGACCACGTGGCCGCGCTTCCCGGCGAGGAAGCGCCGCTGTTCTGCGATGTCGACATCAATGTCGGCGTGCGCCTGGTCGGGATGAGCGAGTTCGCCGGCCTGCACACGCGCATCTGCCGCCCGGTCGGGTTGAGCGCGCAGGAGATCGAGACCGTGGTGGAGTACATGGTCTCGCGGGTCGGCAACAGCTACGACCTGAAGAACATCTTCGATCTGGCGCGCTACCTGGTGCGTACGCCGCCGTTGCCGTCGTCGGTGAAGCGGCGCTTCCTCGAGCTGGGCAGCGGCGAGCCGACCCGGGCGATCTGTTCGACCCTGCTGGCGCAGGCCTTCGGCGCGATCCGCTACCCGATCCTGCCGGAGATCGACCAGACGCCGCTGGTGGGCGCCGATGCCGGGGAGGACGCGGAAATCCTGTATCCGCGCCATCACAGCCTGACACTGCCGCGCGATTTCGACGTGTCGCCGTACTTCAACGTGGTCAAGCCGCGGCTGCAGCACGGCTTCGACTTCCATCGCCTGGTGTGGGAGCCGCCGGCCGCAAGCGCGTTGCCTGCCAGTGCGCCGCTGGACGCCGCGTTGGCCTGA
- a CDS encoding methyl-accepting chemotaxis protein — MRRRIANLPMARKFVLLCTLIALGVILLAVAAARLQYLNLVDARKQTVKTQVDMGLSVIQHYANLAKRGEMTEAQAQAAAKGALADMRTNGGVDYFFVIDPQMHVIMHPKRPVGADMSGYKSDAGEYVYRDIVSTVRSGDGFSYYTAPKPGKSVQLPKISYAALYPQWDWVLAMGVYAEDIQAEAMGFTKVLTVIGGGLVVLVVGLCWLIAGAIVTPLRGATRTAEAIASGRFDNSIKVESRDETGQLMASMQQMQTQLQRFNGEMQTLVRLQQGEDISHRMPEDFPGDYGTLAHGMNTALFEHLDAIVEAMAIMDEYGRGDLRRDMRRLPGQRAALHEALDVVKTNLSAVNGDIARLADAAARGDFTARGDEARYEFAFKEMVEALNRLMRQADSGLADVGRIMGAIADGDLSQRVDVRYEGAFGKLADAANRTAEQLTGIVQGIQRAVGSINTAASEIASGNSDLSVRTEQQAASLEETAASMEELTSTVKQNADSARQANQLVLSTGEVAENGGRAVEEVVTTMASISAASARIADIIGVIDGIAFQTNILALNAAVEAARAGEQGRGFAVVASEVRSLAQRSAAAAKEIKTLISDSVQEVEQGSTLVNRAGTTMAEVVASVKRVTDIMAEISAASAEQSAGIDQVSKTVMQLDEGTQQNAALVEEASAAAKSMEDQAAELARAVAVFRLAGGAAISAAPAPAARPQPARPAVRAVVAATRPKPVAPVRQPAAKPRPIQGVPADSAEWEEF, encoded by the coding sequence CTGCGCCGCCGTATCGCCAATCTGCCCATGGCACGCAAGTTCGTCCTGCTGTGCACGTTGATCGCGCTCGGCGTGATCCTGCTCGCGGTCGCTGCCGCACGCCTGCAGTATCTGAACCTGGTCGATGCGCGCAAGCAGACCGTCAAGACCCAGGTCGACATGGGCCTGAGCGTCATTCAGCACTACGCCAACCTGGCCAAGCGCGGCGAGATGACCGAGGCGCAGGCACAGGCGGCGGCCAAGGGCGCGCTCGCCGACATGAGAACCAATGGCGGCGTCGATTACTTCTTCGTCATCGACCCGCAGATGCACGTCATCATGCATCCCAAGCGCCCGGTCGGCGCCGACATGAGCGGCTACAAGAGCGATGCCGGGGAATACGTCTACCGCGACATCGTGAGCACGGTGCGCAGTGGCGACGGCTTCAGCTACTACACCGCGCCCAAGCCCGGCAAGTCGGTGCAGTTGCCGAAGATCAGCTATGCCGCGCTGTACCCGCAGTGGGACTGGGTACTGGCGATGGGCGTCTATGCCGAAGACATCCAGGCCGAGGCGATGGGCTTCACCAAGGTGCTCACCGTGATTGGCGGCGGCCTGGTGGTGCTGGTCGTCGGCCTGTGCTGGCTGATCGCCGGTGCCATCGTCACGCCGCTGCGCGGGGCCACGCGGACCGCCGAAGCGATCGCTTCCGGCCGCTTCGACAATTCGATCAAGGTGGAATCGCGCGACGAGACCGGGCAGTTGATGGCCAGCATGCAGCAGATGCAGACCCAGCTGCAGCGTTTCAACGGCGAGATGCAGACCCTGGTGCGGCTGCAGCAGGGCGAGGACATCAGCCATCGCATGCCGGAAGACTTCCCCGGCGACTACGGCACGCTGGCGCACGGCATGAACACCGCGCTGTTCGAGCACCTCGACGCGATCGTCGAGGCGATGGCGATCATGGACGAGTACGGCCGCGGCGACCTGCGCCGCGACATGCGCCGGTTGCCGGGACAGCGCGCCGCGCTGCACGAGGCGCTGGACGTGGTCAAGACCAACCTGTCGGCGGTCAACGGCGACATCGCGCGCCTGGCCGATGCGGCGGCCCGCGGCGACTTCACCGCGCGCGGCGACGAGGCGCGCTATGAGTTCGCGTTCAAGGAAATGGTCGAGGCGCTGAACCGGCTGATGCGCCAGGCCGACAGCGGTCTGGCCGACGTCGGCCGGATCATGGGCGCGATCGCCGATGGCGACCTGTCGCAGCGTGTGGACGTGCGCTACGAAGGCGCGTTCGGCAAGCTCGCCGACGCCGCCAACCGTACCGCCGAGCAACTGACCGGCATCGTGCAGGGCATCCAGCGCGCGGTCGGCTCGATCAACACCGCCGCCAGCGAGATCGCCAGCGGCAACAGCGACCTGTCGGTGCGGACCGAGCAGCAGGCGGCCAGCCTGGAAGAAACCGCCGCCTCGATGGAGGAACTGACCTCCACGGTCAAGCAGAACGCCGACAGCGCACGCCAGGCCAACCAGTTGGTGCTGAGCACCGGCGAGGTGGCCGAGAACGGCGGGCGCGCGGTCGAGGAGGTGGTGACGACCATGGCTTCGATCAGTGCCGCGTCGGCGCGCATTGCCGACATCATCGGCGTGATCGACGGCATCGCCTTCCAGACCAACATCCTGGCCTTGAACGCGGCAGTGGAAGCGGCGCGCGCCGGTGAACAGGGCCGCGGCTTCGCCGTGGTGGCCTCGGAAGTGCGCTCGCTGGCGCAGCGCTCGGCGGCCGCAGCCAAGGAGATCAAGACCCTGATCTCCGACTCCGTGCAGGAAGTGGAGCAGGGCTCGACCCTGGTCAACCGCGCCGGCACCACCATGGCCGAGGTGGTCGCCTCGGTGAAGCGGGTCACCGACATCATGGCCGAGATCTCCGCGGCCAGCGCCGAACAGAGCGCCGGCATCGACCAGGTCAGCAAGACGGTGATGCAGCTGGACGAGGGCACCCAGCAAAACGCGGCGCTGGTGGAAGAAGCCAGCGCAGCGGCCAAGAGCATGGAAGACCAGGCGGCGGAACTGGCACGCGCGGTCGCGGTGTTCCGCCTCGCCGGCGGCGCCGCCATCAGCGCGGCACCGGCCCCCGCGGCAAGGCCGCAGCCGGCCAGGCCGGCGGTGCGTGCGGTCGTTGCCGCCACCAGGCCCAAGCCCGTGGCCCCCGTGCGACAACCGGCGGCAAAGCCGCGCCCGATCCAGGGCGTGCCGGCGGACAGCGCGGAGTGGGAAGAGTTCTGA
- a CDS encoding IS110 family transposase, whose product MSPVIGIDVAKRSFDVASELTNGKHRTKAKLSNDAKGFQALQAWLQTHAQPDSWIAMEATGTYHQALAEFLHARGYRVCVLNPAQTAAYARSQLSRVKTDRSDAKLIASYALRHREQLRRWHPDPPALKQLKALVRRRQDLQQMLQMERNRLDVAPAQVKDSIQVHLADLQHHIAQIEQAIDDHIDQDPTLRGQRELLVSIQGIADTSAALMLAELGDVRRFADASAVTAFAGLNPCLQESGDRKGHVCISRTGSPRLRAGLFMPALVAMTHNPVIRALKQRLSERGKAGKQIVCAAMRKLLHLAYGVLKSGTAFDPKRGLAC is encoded by the coding sequence ATGTCTCCCGTCATCGGCATCGACGTCGCCAAGCGCAGTTTCGATGTGGCCAGCGAGCTGACCAATGGCAAGCACCGTACCAAGGCCAAGTTGTCCAACGATGCCAAGGGCTTCCAGGCCCTGCAGGCATGGCTGCAGACCCATGCGCAGCCCGATAGCTGGATCGCCATGGAGGCCACTGGCACCTACCACCAGGCACTGGCCGAGTTCCTCCACGCACGAGGCTATCGGGTGTGCGTGCTCAACCCGGCGCAGACGGCCGCGTATGCACGCAGCCAGCTCAGCCGGGTCAAGACCGATCGCAGCGATGCCAAGCTGATCGCCAGCTATGCCCTGCGTCACCGCGAGCAGTTACGCCGTTGGCACCCTGATCCGCCGGCGCTCAAGCAACTCAAGGCACTGGTGCGCCGGCGCCAGGACTTGCAACAGATGCTGCAGATGGAGCGCAACCGGCTGGACGTCGCTCCGGCCCAGGTGAAGGACTCGATCCAGGTCCATCTGGCCGATCTGCAACATCACATCGCCCAGATCGAGCAGGCCATCGATGACCATATCGACCAGGATCCGACCTTGCGGGGGCAGCGCGAGTTACTGGTGAGCATCCAGGGCATCGCCGACACCAGTGCGGCCTTGATGCTGGCTGAGCTTGGCGATGTGAGGCGCTTTGCCGATGCCTCGGCGGTGACCGCCTTCGCCGGCCTGAATCCGTGCCTGCAGGAGTCGGGCGACCGCAAAGGCCATGTCTGCATCTCGCGCACCGGCTCGCCCCGCCTGCGCGCTGGCCTGTTCATGCCGGCCCTGGTGGCCATGACCCACAATCCGGTCATCCGGGCGCTGAAACAGCGGCTAAGCGAACGCGGCAAAGCCGGCAAGCAGATCGTGTGCGCCGCCATGCGCAAGCTCCTGCACCTCGCCTATGGCGTCCTCAAATCGGGCACCGCGTTCGACCCGAAAAGGGGCCTTGCCTGCTAG
- a CDS encoding DUF6766 family protein: MFWKRNSLSIVLLALSLLFMVGQALSGHQAYNEELRQQGLAALPMWQYLHSGHFIGALFENWESEFLQMGMYLVLTVKLRQWGSAESRPLSPAQEDDNVASGPVPWPVRAGGLWLALYERSLALAFGTLFLLSFVLHALGSWRHEVAEQAMQHQPPPSFWEHVSGAQFWFESMQNWQSEFLAVFALVVLTIWLRQKDSPQSKPVHAPHQQTGD; encoded by the coding sequence ATGTTCTGGAAACGCAATAGCCTGTCGATCGTGTTGTTGGCGCTGAGCCTGCTGTTCATGGTCGGCCAGGCACTCAGTGGTCACCAGGCCTACAACGAGGAACTGCGGCAGCAGGGGCTGGCGGCGCTGCCGATGTGGCAGTACCTGCACAGCGGGCATTTCATCGGCGCACTGTTCGAGAACTGGGAGAGCGAGTTCCTGCAGATGGGCATGTACTTGGTACTGACGGTGAAGCTGCGCCAGTGGGGATCGGCCGAATCGCGACCGCTGTCGCCGGCGCAGGAAGACGATAACGTCGCGTCCGGTCCGGTGCCTTGGCCGGTGCGCGCCGGCGGCCTCTGGTTGGCGCTGTACGAGCGTTCGCTGGCCCTGGCTTTCGGCACCCTGTTCTTGCTCAGCTTCGTGCTGCATGCGTTGGGCAGCTGGCGTCACGAAGTGGCCGAGCAGGCGATGCAGCACCAGCCGCCGCCGTCGTTCTGGGAACACGTCAGTGGCGCGCAGTTCTGGTTCGAATCGATGCAGAACTGGCAAAGCGAGTTCCTTGCCGTGTTCGCGTTGGTGGTGTTGACCATCTGGCTGCGGCAGAAGGATTCCCCGCAATCCAAGCCGGTGCACGCGCCGCATCAGCAGACCGGCGATTGA
- a CDS encoding manganese catalase family protein translates to MFMHNKRLMYTVRVAQPDPALASLMLEQFGGPQGELAAAMRYFTQAIGEVDPGRKDLLYDIATEELSHLEIIGSIIAMLNQGPKAVLSEGMAEAEDMRNLTLNNNTSQTQQILYGGGPALVNSSGVPWSAAYVDSIGEPTADLRSNIAAEARAKIVYERLINVTDDPGIVDALTFLMTREVAHQKSFEKALYSIEPNFPPGKLPGDPAFTDRYYDMSQGEGDMHGPWNSGSQWEVIADRNRQVAVDGGSGVPSVGLSELEQSAVQALAARTLSQPDSDPTTGADLGAGPGAGSTKGSVAR, encoded by the coding sequence ATGTTCATGCACAACAAACGGCTGATGTACACGGTCCGCGTGGCGCAGCCCGACCCGGCACTGGCCTCGCTGATGCTGGAGCAGTTCGGCGGCCCACAGGGCGAGCTCGCCGCAGCCATGCGCTACTTCACCCAGGCCATCGGCGAGGTCGATCCCGGCCGTAAGGACCTGTTGTACGACATTGCGACCGAGGAACTCAGCCACCTGGAAATCATCGGCTCGATCATCGCGATGCTCAACCAGGGCCCGAAGGCGGTGCTGTCCGAAGGCATGGCCGAGGCGGAGGACATGCGCAACCTCACCCTCAACAACAACACCAGCCAGACGCAGCAAATCCTCTACGGCGGCGGTCCGGCCTTGGTCAATTCCAGCGGCGTGCCGTGGAGCGCGGCCTACGTCGACAGCATCGGCGAACCGACGGCCGACCTGCGCTCAAACATCGCGGCCGAAGCGCGCGCCAAGATCGTCTACGAGCGTCTGATCAACGTCACCGACGATCCCGGCATCGTCGATGCGCTGACCTTCCTGATGACCCGCGAAGTGGCGCACCAGAAGTCGTTCGAGAAGGCGCTGTACTCGATCGAGCCGAACTTCCCGCCGGGCAAGCTGCCGGGCGATCCGGCCTTTACCGACCGTTACTACGACATGTCGCAAGGCGAAGGCGACATGCACGGACCTTGGAATAGCGGTAGCCAGTGGGAAGTGATCGCCGATCGCAACCGCCAGGTGGCGGTGGACGGTGGCAGTGGCGTCCCCAGCGTCGGCCTGAGCGAATTGGAACAAAGCGCGGTGCAAGCGCTGGCCGCGCGTACGCTGTCGCAGCCGGACAGCGACCCGACCACCGGTGCCGACCTGGGCGCTGGACCGGGTGCCGGCTCGACCAAGGGCAGCGTGGCGCGCTAG
- a CDS encoding ferritin-like domain-containing protein, which yields MAVKTIDELFIHELSDIYSAEKQLTKALPRLARASTNPALRAAFEAHLEETQGQIERIDQIVEKGNLRLKRIKCAAMEGLVEEGKEVIESIEAGPVRDAALIGGAQKVEHYEIASYGTLAAMAKQLGMDDALTLLLETLNEEKSTDEKLTLLAEQGGNEEASRKRKAA from the coding sequence ATGGCTGTCAAGACCATCGACGAATTGTTCATCCACGAGCTGTCGGACATCTACAGCGCCGAGAAACAGCTGACCAAGGCATTGCCGCGCCTGGCGCGCGCCTCCACCAATCCGGCGCTACGCGCCGCGTTCGAAGCGCATCTGGAAGAAACCCAGGGCCAGATCGAACGCATCGACCAGATCGTCGAAAAAGGCAACCTGCGCCTGAAGCGGATCAAATGCGCCGCCATGGAAGGCCTGGTGGAAGAAGGCAAGGAAGTGATCGAGTCGATCGAAGCCGGCCCGGTGCGCGACGCTGCGCTGATCGGCGGCGCGCAGAAGGTCGAGCACTATGAGATCGCCTCCTACGGCACCCTCGCCGCCATGGCCAAGCAACTGGGCATGGACGACGCGCTGACCCTGCTGCTGGAAACGCTCAACGAAGAGAAGTCCACCGACGAGAAGCTGACCCTGCTCGCCGAACAGGGCGGCAACGAAGAAGCCTCGCGCAAGCGCAAGGCGGCCTGA
- a CDS encoding ferritin-like domain-containing protein: MTRSNTERLLKWLQDAYAMEQEANTMLTATAGRLEHYPQLKARIEQHVNETRDQSEQVKRCIEILDGSIPTIKGTVASVMASVHAAGNSMMSDEVVKSLGVSYAFEHVEIASYRALVIAAKEAGQTEIADICAAILDQEIAMAEWLIEHQEATVLAFLKRERTEGETAKH; this comes from the coding sequence ATGACCCGAAGCAACACCGAACGCTTGTTGAAGTGGCTGCAGGACGCCTATGCGATGGAGCAGGAGGCCAACACCATGCTCACTGCCACCGCCGGCCGCCTGGAGCACTACCCGCAGCTGAAGGCGCGCATCGAGCAGCACGTGAACGAAACCCGCGATCAGTCCGAGCAGGTCAAGCGCTGCATCGAGATCCTCGACGGCTCGATCCCCACGATCAAGGGCACTGTGGCCAGCGTGATGGCGTCGGTGCATGCCGCCGGCAATTCGATGATGAGCGATGAAGTGGTCAAGAGCCTGGGCGTCAGCTATGCGTTCGAGCACGTGGAGATCGCCAGCTATCGCGCGCTGGTCATCGCCGCCAAGGAAGCCGGGCAGACCGAGATCGCTGACATCTGCGCCGCCATCCTCGACCAGGAAATCGCCATGGCTGAATGGCTGATCGAACACCAGGAAGCCACCGTCCTGGCTTTCCTGAAGCGCGAACGCACCGAAGGCGAGACCGCCAAGCACTGA
- a CDS encoding SDR family oxidoreductase, with the protein MAVPNYPSPPFKAQQQSFPGKTQAMDPKPDHGEDSYVGHGLLQGKRTLITGGDSGIGAAVAIAYAREGADVAIAYLPDEQDDAERIAKLVEDAGVRVLLHPCDISDRAQAETLIKTVADAFGGLDVLVNNAAYQRYFHSFDEITLDEWEKTFATNVHAPFHLVRLALPHMPEGGSIINTASVNSKKPTPNILPYSATKGALANLTIGLAGLLAEKKIRVNAVLPGPIWTPFIPTGMDEESVRTFGEQTPFGRPGQPAELASAYVLLAADTSSYTSGTLLTISGGAVTL; encoded by the coding sequence ATGGCCGTTCCCAACTATCCGTCGCCGCCGTTCAAGGCGCAGCAGCAATCCTTCCCCGGCAAGACCCAGGCCATGGATCCGAAACCGGATCATGGCGAAGACAGCTATGTCGGCCACGGACTGCTGCAGGGCAAGCGCACCCTCATCACCGGCGGCGACAGCGGCATCGGCGCGGCGGTGGCGATCGCCTATGCCCGCGAGGGCGCCGATGTCGCCATCGCCTATCTGCCCGACGAGCAGGACGACGCAGAACGTATTGCCAAGCTGGTCGAAGACGCCGGCGTGCGCGTGCTGCTGCATCCGTGCGACATCAGCGACCGTGCGCAGGCCGAAACCCTGATCAAGACCGTGGCCGACGCCTTCGGCGGCCTCGACGTGCTGGTCAACAACGCCGCCTACCAGCGCTATTTCCACAGCTTCGACGAGATCACCCTCGACGAATGGGAAAAGACCTTCGCCACCAACGTGCACGCGCCCTTCCACCTGGTGCGGTTGGCGCTGCCGCACATGCCCGAGGGCGGTTCGATCATCAACACCGCCTCGGTGAACTCGAAGAAGCCCACGCCCAACATCCTGCCGTACTCGGCGACCAAGGGCGCGCTGGCCAACCTCACCATCGGCCTGGCCGGCCTGCTCGCCGAGAAGAAGATCCGGGTCAATGCGGTGTTGCCGGGCCCGATCTGGACCCCGTTCATTCCCACCGGCATGGACGAGGAATCGGTGCGGACCTTCGGCGAGCAGACACCGTTCGGCCGCCCTGGCCAGCCGGCGGAACTGGCCTCGGCCTATGTGCTGCTGGCTGCCGATACCTCGAGCTATACCTCGGGCACGCTGCTGACGATTTCGGGTGGAGCGGTGACGCTGTAG
- the fabR gene encoding HTH-type transcriptional repressor FabR, with product MTTISPPPSADMPTVRKGAISREDLLAAALKLIGPHRSVSTLSLREVTREAGIAPNSFYRQFRDMDELAVALIDLAGSSLRTIIGQARQRAAGTRRSIILSSVETFMEQLRADDKLLHVLLREGTVGSDAFKHAVDRELNYFEDELRVDLIRLAALEGTPLHEPALVSKAITRLVFAMGATAMDLPPEKDPELIRQITAMLRMIIVGSRTLAAG from the coding sequence ATGACGACGATCTCCCCTCCTCCGTCCGCGGACATGCCGACCGTCCGCAAAGGCGCGATCTCGCGCGAGGACCTGCTGGCGGCGGCCCTGAAGCTGATCGGGCCGCACCGCAGCGTGTCCACGCTGAGCCTGCGCGAGGTCACCCGCGAGGCCGGCATCGCCCCCAACAGCTTCTACCGTCAGTTCCGCGACATGGACGAGCTGGCGGTGGCGCTGATCGACCTGGCCGGCAGTTCGCTGCGCACCATCATCGGCCAGGCGCGCCAGCGCGCTGCCGGCACCCGCCGCAGCATCATCCTCAGTTCCGTGGAGACTTTCATGGAACAGTTGCGCGCCGACGACAAGCTGCTGCACGTCCTGTTACGCGAGGGCACGGTCGGCTCGGACGCGTTCAAGCACGCGGTGGACCGCGAGCTGAACTACTTCGAGGACGAACTGCGGGTGGACCTGATCCGCCTGGCCGCGCTGGAAGGCACGCCGCTGCACGAACCGGCGCTGGTGTCCAAGGCGATCACCCGGCTGGTGTTCGCGATGGGCGCCACCGCGATGGACCTGCCACCAGAAAAGGACCCGGAACTGATCCGGCAGATCACCGCGATGCTGCGCATGATCATCGTCGGCTCGCGCACGCTCGCCGCCGGCTGA
- a CDS encoding ferredoxin reductase, with protein sequence MNAARRPAKSRPAARALRAWVKPDVFDFWSTRLHPLWTWQRPRARLVQREAASSDAVTLVLQPNRHWRGLRAGQHVELGVEIDGRRLLRSYSPTPLPGGRLAITVKTIDGGRVSQYLAGAARLGEVFELGQAYGEMVLPTAPHGRWLLLAAGSGITPMRALLRQLADAGMPADVDLLYWARRHDQVCFRDELQALAAAHPRFRLHLAITGEGETPAPRVDTLPLESLGSLEQVQVLACGPGGFVQSARARLQHRVARFQAEAFSAPPAPADVEEGTVAVTLARSGRVLQLPRGQSLLTALEAEGLRPKHGCRMGICNSCACGKQAGVTRDLLSGAHAAEPGSLKLCVNSASSDLTLDL encoded by the coding sequence ATGAACGCTGCCCGCCGTCCCGCCAAGTCCCGCCCCGCCGCCCGCGCCCTGCGCGCCTGGGTCAAGCCGGACGTGTTCGATTTCTGGTCCACCCGCCTGCATCCGCTGTGGACCTGGCAGCGCCCGCGCGCGCGCCTGGTGCAGCGCGAGGCCGCCAGCAGCGACGCGGTGACCCTGGTGCTGCAGCCAAACCGCCACTGGCGCGGCCTGCGCGCCGGCCAGCACGTGGAACTGGGCGTGGAGATCGACGGCCGCCGGCTGCTGCGCAGCTACAGCCCCACGCCCTTGCCGGGCGGGCGCCTGGCGATCACCGTCAAGACCATCGACGGCGGCCGGGTCAGCCAATACCTGGCCGGCGCGGCGCGTCTCGGCGAGGTGTTCGAGCTCGGCCAGGCCTACGGCGAGATGGTGCTGCCGACCGCGCCGCACGGCCGCTGGCTGCTGCTGGCCGCCGGCAGCGGCATCACCCCGATGCGCGCGTTGCTGCGGCAACTGGCCGACGCCGGCATGCCGGCCGACGTCGACCTGCTGTACTGGGCGCGGCGCCACGACCAGGTCTGCTTCCGCGATGAACTGCAGGCGCTGGCCGCGGCGCATCCGCGCTTCCGCCTGCATCTGGCCATTACCGGCGAAGGCGAGACGCCGGCGCCGCGTGTGGACACGCTGCCGCTGGAGTCCCTGGGCAGCCTGGAACAGGTGCAGGTGCTGGCCTGCGGCCCGGGCGGTTTCGTGCAGTCCGCGCGTGCACGCCTGCAGCACCGCGTGGCACGCTTCCAGGCCGAGGCGTTCAGCGCCCCGCCGGCCCCGGCCGATGTCGAAGAAGGCACCGTGGCGGTGACCCTGGCGCGCAGTGGCCGCGTGCTGCAACTGCCGCGCGGCCAGTCGCTGCTCACCGCGCTGGAGGCCGAAGGCCTGCGGCCCAAGCACGGCTGCCGCATGGGCATCTGCAACAGCTGCGCCTGCGGCAAGCAGGCCGGCGTCACCCGTGATCTGCTCAGCGGCGCGCACGCCGCCGAACCCGGTTCGCTGAAGCTGTGCGTCAACAGCGCCAGCAGCGACCTGACCCTGGACCTCTGA
- a CDS encoding acyl-CoA desaturase, with product MAAPRNRALTPAELQAFGDELDALRTRTLADLGARDAHYIRRIVAAVRYTGVAGRALLFLGAFVHSVLVPAWIAGVVLLTLSKILENMELGHNVMHGQYDWMGDAHLNGNTYEWDIVATGDNWRKTHNFKHHTYTNVRGMDDDIGYGLLRIFPEQRWRPFYLAQPFIAVVFALLFEWGVAIQDLRLGRWLAGKMKRGELKRTFLPVGRKMGRQIFKDYILFPALAGPFFLPVLLGNLTANVLRSIWTFVIIFCGHFTADAETFPKDSIKNESRGHWYLRQLRGSSNLAGGKLLNVLSGNLSHQIEHHFFPDVPANRYAALAVQVREICARYGQHYNTGSLPRQFGQVVWRIVRHAFPSRPRPARALQPATQQAG from the coding sequence ATGGCGGCTCCCCGCAACCGTGCATTGACTCCGGCCGAACTGCAGGCCTTCGGCGACGAACTGGATGCGCTGCGCACGCGCACGCTGGCCGACCTGGGCGCGCGCGACGCGCACTACATCCGCCGCATCGTCGCCGCGGTGCGCTACACCGGCGTGGCCGGCCGCGCGCTGTTGTTCCTCGGCGCGTTCGTGCACAGCGTGCTGGTGCCGGCGTGGATCGCCGGCGTGGTGCTGCTGACCCTGTCCAAGATCCTGGAGAACATGGAGCTGGGCCACAACGTGATGCACGGCCAGTACGACTGGATGGGCGATGCGCACTTGAACGGCAACACCTACGAGTGGGACATCGTCGCCACCGGCGACAACTGGCGCAAGACGCACAACTTCAAGCACCACACCTACACGAACGTGCGCGGCATGGACGACGACATCGGCTATGGCCTGCTGCGTATCTTCCCCGAGCAGCGCTGGCGCCCGTTCTACCTGGCGCAGCCGTTCATCGCGGTGGTGTTCGCGCTGCTGTTCGAATGGGGCGTGGCGATCCAGGACCTGCGCCTGGGCCGCTGGTTGGCCGGCAAGATGAAGCGCGGCGAACTGAAGCGCACGTTCCTGCCGGTCGGGCGCAAGATGGGCCGGCAGATCTTCAAGGACTACATCCTGTTCCCGGCACTGGCCGGCCCGTTCTTCCTGCCGGTGCTGCTGGGCAACCTGACCGCCAACGTGCTGCGCAGCATCTGGACGTTCGTGATCATCTTCTGCGGCCACTTCACCGCCGATGCCGAGACCTTCCCCAAGGACTCGATCAAGAACGAGTCGCGCGGGCACTGGTACCTGCGGCAGCTGCGCGGCTCTTCCAACCTGGCCGGCGGCAAGCTGCTGAACGTGCTGTCGGGCAACCTCAGCCACCAGATCGAGCACCATTTCTTCCCGGACGTGCCGGCCAACCGCTACGCGGCGCTGGCGGTGCAGGTGCGCGAGATCTGCGCGCGCTACGGCCAGCACTACAACACCGGTTCGCTGCCGCGGCAGTTCGGTCAGGTGGTGTGGCGGATCGTGCGCCACGCCTTCCCGAGCCGGCCGCGCCCGGCGCGCGCGCTACAGCCGGCGACGCAACAGGCCGGCTGA